A window of Nodularia sp. LEGE 06071 contains these coding sequences:
- a CDS encoding DEAD/DEAH box helicase — protein sequence MAILHGNWLLKNENSCLFIWGETWRSSRVNFESIASQEIPPHPLAMTPVDLSEWLISQNIKIASLMPQTQVAVTATGRTRKSTNSTKLNLPTHSQIIALPTHISENNQQEIEFISPLHSAILASEINLPQYLQPWRVEGFCLNPTEAIKFLAAVPLNAAKDENTLFGGDLRFWSQIARWSLDLISRCKCLPTIQRQADSSIVARWQVLLDSAVDGTRLEKFSAKMPLACRTYEKSAELEEKYLAVDLPNEPQELLLGFLNNTIDAQVRGMLASQPLLETRMMASLPSAVRQWLQGLTSASNTVNADAMEVERLEAALKSWTMPLQYQLAGKALFRACFQLLPPASGATDWMLAYSLQAADDPDFLVDAATIWHHPVEQLATQNRTIDQPQETLLRGLGLASRLYPVLVPSLEIEYPQSCRLNPLQAYEFIKSVAWRFEDSGLGVILPPSLANREGWANRLGLKISAETQKKKQGRLGLQSLLNFQWQLAIGGQTISKTEFNKLVALNSPLVEINGEWVELRPQDIKTAQTFFASRKDEMTLSLEDALRLSSGDTQAIEKLPVVSFEASGTLQELIGALTNNQAIAPLPTPANFQGQLRPYQERGAAWLAFLERWGLGACLADDMGLGKTIQLIAFLLHLKEQDALENPTLLVCPTSILGNWEREIKKFAPSLKVLQHHGDKRLKGKAFLEAVKKQDVIITSYSLIHRDVKSLQSVDWQMIVLDEAQNVKNPEAKQSQAVRELKTTFRIALTGTPVENKLQELWSILDFLNPGYLGNRQFFQRRFAMPIEKYGDTASLNQLRGLVQPFILRRLKTDRDIIQDLPEKQEMTVFCGLAAEQAALYQQVVEASLAEIESAEGLQRRGMILGLLVKLKQICNHPAQYLKLATLQEHSSAKLQRLDEMLNVALEEGDRALIFTQFAEWGKLLKAHLQEKLGQEILFLYGGSTKKQREEMIDRFQHDPQGPPIMILSLKAGGVGLNLTRANHVFHFDRWWNPAVENQATDRVFRIGQTRNVQVHKFVCTGTLEEKIHDMIESKKQLAEQVVNTGEEWLTEMNTDQLRDLLILDRSAIIEEDEV from the coding sequence ATGGCAATTTTACACGGTAATTGGTTACTAAAAAATGAAAATAGTTGTTTATTCATTTGGGGTGAAACTTGGCGTTCATCACGAGTAAACTTTGAGTCTATTGCATCCCAAGAGATACCACCACATCCATTGGCAATGACACCAGTTGATTTGAGTGAATGGTTGATTTCTCAAAACATCAAAATTGCTAGCTTAATGCCGCAAACCCAAGTTGCTGTAACTGCCACTGGGCGAACTCGTAAAAGTACAAATTCTACTAAACTCAACTTACCAACGCACTCTCAAATCATTGCTTTACCAACTCATATCTCAGAAAATAATCAGCAAGAAATCGAATTTATTTCCCCTCTACATTCTGCAATTTTGGCATCTGAAATCAACTTACCTCAATATCTCCAACCTTGGCGAGTCGAGGGTTTTTGTCTCAACCCCACTGAAGCAATAAAATTTCTCGCTGCTGTTCCCTTGAATGCTGCTAAAGACGAGAATACTTTGTTCGGTGGAGACTTACGTTTTTGGTCACAAATTGCCCGTTGGAGTTTAGATTTAATCTCCCGATGTAAGTGTTTGCCCACTATCCAACGACAAGCTGATAGTTCAATTGTGGCTAGGTGGCAAGTCCTTTTAGACAGTGCTGTGGACGGAACTCGCTTAGAAAAATTTTCTGCAAAGATGCCATTAGCTTGTCGTACTTATGAAAAAAGTGCGGAGTTAGAAGAAAAATATTTAGCAGTAGATTTACCAAATGAACCGCAGGAATTATTATTAGGATTTCTCAACAATACGATAGATGCCCAAGTGCGGGGAATGCTGGCTTCTCAACCTCTACTAGAAACTAGGATGATGGCATCTTTACCATCTGCGGTGCGACAGTGGTTGCAAGGTTTAACGAGTGCATCTAACACCGTGAATGCAGATGCAATGGAAGTAGAAAGATTAGAAGCGGCGCTGAAATCTTGGACGATGCCGTTGCAATACCAACTAGCAGGAAAAGCGTTGTTTCGTGCTTGTTTTCAACTGCTTCCGCCTGCATCTGGCGCAACAGATTGGATGTTGGCATATTCTCTGCAAGCGGCTGATGATCCCGATTTCTTGGTGGATGCGGCAACTATTTGGCATCACCCAGTTGAACAATTAGCTACTCAAAATCGTACCATTGATCAACCCCAAGAAACTTTATTACGGGGGTTGGGGTTAGCTTCACGATTATATCCCGTTCTTGTACCTAGTTTAGAAATAGAATATCCCCAATCTTGTCGCCTCAACCCATTACAAGCTTATGAATTTATTAAGTCTGTGGCTTGGCGATTTGAAGATAGTGGTTTGGGGGTAATTTTGCCTCCGAGTTTAGCGAATCGCGAAGGATGGGCGAATCGTTTGGGTTTGAAAATCAGTGCGGAAACCCAAAAGAAAAAACAGGGACGGTTGGGTTTACAAAGTTTACTCAATTTTCAATGGCAATTGGCAATTGGTGGACAAACGATTTCTAAAACTGAATTTAATAAACTTGTAGCTTTAAATAGCCCACTGGTAGAAATTAACGGCGAGTGGGTGGAACTGCGACCCCAGGATATTAAAACCGCGCAGACGTTTTTTGCTTCTCGTAAAGACGAAATGACGCTTTCTTTAGAAGATGCTTTACGTCTGAGTTCGGGAGATACCCAAGCGATTGAAAAGTTACCTGTGGTCAGTTTTGAAGCATCTGGAACATTGCAAGAGTTAATTGGGGCGTTAACCAATAATCAGGCGATCGCACCTCTACCGACACCTGCAAATTTTCAAGGACAATTACGACCTTATCAGGAAAGAGGGGCGGCTTGGCTAGCTTTCTTAGAACGTTGGGGTTTGGGTGCTTGTCTGGCTGATGATATGGGACTGGGGAAAACAATTCAGCTAATCGCCTTTTTACTCCATCTCAAGGAACAGGATGCACTGGAAAATCCCACGTTACTTGTTTGTCCGACTTCTATTTTAGGTAACTGGGAACGGGAAATTAAAAAATTTGCCCCTAGTCTCAAAGTTTTGCAGCACCACGGCGATAAACGTCTCAAAGGTAAGGCGTTTCTAGAAGCAGTCAAAAAACAAGATGTGATTATTACCAGTTATTCACTCATCCACCGGGATGTTAAATCTTTGCAGAGTGTTGATTGGCAGATGATTGTATTAGATGAAGCCCAGAATGTGAAAAATCCTGAAGCTAAACAATCTCAGGCTGTGAGGGAATTAAAAACTACATTTCGGATAGCTTTAACAGGGACACCAGTAGAAAATAAATTGCAGGAATTATGGTCTATTTTGGATTTCCTGAATCCTGGGTATTTGGGAAATCGCCAATTTTTTCAAAGACGGTTTGCTATGCCAATTGAAAAGTATGGTGACACCGCATCTTTAAATCAATTGCGGGGTTTAGTTCAACCATTTATTCTGCGTCGTCTGAAAACAGATCGTGATATTATTCAAGATTTGCCAGAGAAGCAAGAAATGACGGTTTTTTGTGGTCTTGCGGCTGAACAAGCTGCACTTTATCAACAAGTAGTGGAAGCATCTTTAGCAGAGATTGAATCTGCGGAGGGTTTGCAACGTCGAGGCATGATTTTAGGTTTACTAGTTAAACTTAAACAAATTTGTAATCACCCAGCCCAATATTTGAAATTAGCCACATTACAAGAACATAGTTCTGCCAAACTACAGCGGCTAGATGAAATGTTAAATGTGGCTTTGGAGGAAGGCGATAGGGCTTTGATTTTTACCCAATTTGCTGAATGGGGTAAGTTATTAAAAGCTCATTTGCAGGAAAAATTAGGGCAAGAAATTTTGTTTTTATATGGTGGTAGCACTAAAAAACAACGAGAGGAAATGATTGACCGTTTCCAACACGATCCCCAAGGACCTCCGATTATGATTCTTTCTTTAAAAGCGGGTGGAGTAGGTTTGAATTTAACTAGGGCTAATCATGTATTTCACTTTGACAGATGGTGGAATCCCGCAGTGGAAAATCAAGCCACAGATAGAGTATTTCGCATTGGTCAAACTCGCAATGTCCAAGTGCATAAATTTGTCTGCACTGGCACTTTAGAGGAGAAAATTCATGACATGATTGAAAGTAAAAAACAATTAGCGGAACAGGTAGTTAATACTGGTGAAGAGTGGCTGACTGAAATGAATACCGATCAATTGCGTGATTTACTCATACTTGATCGCAGTGCCATAATTGAGGAGGATGAAGTTTAA
- a CDS encoding SWIM zinc finger family protein: MNNDTLQASREWWSQKWLELLDSYRFKKRLERARNYSRQGNVLSIEFKGAKVLARVQGSESDPYKVSLSIDHFSEEEWGYVIETMSQRAIFAAKLLAGEMPQNIEEVFTANGLSLFPFTLSDVHSKCSCPDKANPCKHIGAVYYQLGDRFSEDPFVLFQLRGRTKEQIISDLRQLRGAKVEVTAPETPEIKHPTTQPQPSVNLNDFWQYHEPLESSLVVITPSGSETVLDVLGAIPLAKTEESTVSSTAGDVVTKYLETVYQQVSQQAMLAAMNMGGG, encoded by the coding sequence ATGAATAACGATACCTTACAAGCAAGTAGAGAATGGTGGTCACAAAAGTGGCTAGAGTTACTGGATTCTTATCGGTTTAAAAAGCGTTTGGAACGGGCAAGAAATTATTCTCGTCAGGGAAATGTTCTGAGTATTGAGTTTAAAGGCGCAAAGGTTTTAGCTAGAGTCCAAGGTAGTGAATCTGATCCTTATAAGGTTTCTCTTTCTATTGACCATTTTAGTGAGGAGGAATGGGGTTATGTAATTGAAACTATGTCCCAAAGAGCCATTTTTGCAGCGAAGCTGTTAGCTGGGGAAATGCCGCAAAATATTGAGGAAGTGTTTACAGCCAATGGTTTGTCTTTGTTTCCGTTTACGCTTTCTGATGTTCACAGTAAATGCTCTTGTCCTGATAAGGCAAATCCTTGTAAACATATTGGTGCTGTATACTATCAGTTAGGCGATCGCTTCAGTGAAGACCCGTTTGTGCTGTTTCAATTACGCGGACGCACTAAAGAGCAAATTATCAGCGATTTACGTCAATTACGCGGTGCTAAGGTGGAAGTGACAGCACCTGAAACACCGGAGATTAAACACCCCACAACTCAGCCGCAACCCTCTGTTAACCTTAATGATTTCTGGCAATATCATGAACCCCTAGAGTCTTCTTTAGTAGTGATTACGCCGTCGGGTAGCGAAACGGTATTAGATGTATTGGGCGCGATTCCTTTAGCGAAAACAGAAGAAAGTACCGTAAGTTCCACTGCTGGCGATGTGGTAACGAAATATTTAGAGACTGTTTATCAACAGGTAAGTCAGCAAGCAATGTTAGCAGCGATGAATATGGGAGGAGGTTGA
- the argB gene encoding acetylglutamate kinase, with translation MMDNDSEYIRETEATRVRVLSEALPYIQQFVGRTVVVKYGGAAMKDSTLKDKVMRDIVFLSCVGLRPILVHGGGPEINSWLNKLGIEAQFKNGLRVTDAPTMDVVEMVLVGRVNKEIVSLISRAGGLAVGLCGKDGNLITARPQDQEGIGFVGEVSGVNIKILETLSSNGYIPVVSSVATDEKGQAYNINADTVAGEIAAALGAEKLILLTDTPGILKDYKDPSSLIPKVDISQARELIANGIVSGGMIPKVNCCVRSLAQGVSAAHIIDGRIPHALLLEVFTDGGIGTMILGSQFS, from the coding sequence GTGATGGATAACGATTCGGAATACATCCGGGAAACGGAAGCTACTCGTGTACGTGTACTCAGCGAAGCCCTACCTTACATTCAACAATTTGTTGGTCGGACTGTTGTTGTGAAATATGGTGGTGCAGCCATGAAAGATAGCACCCTGAAAGACAAAGTAATGCGGGATATTGTCTTTTTATCCTGCGTTGGCTTACGTCCTATTCTTGTACATGGTGGTGGCCCAGAAATTAATAGTTGGTTAAATAAACTGGGCATTGAAGCACAATTTAAAAATGGTTTGCGGGTCACAGATGCTCCCACTATGGATGTAGTGGAGATGGTTTTAGTCGGTCGAGTTAATAAGGAAATTGTTTCTCTGATTAGCCGGGCTGGGGGCTTGGCGGTGGGACTTTGTGGGAAGGATGGTAACTTGATTACAGCTCGTCCCCAGGATCAAGAAGGTATCGGTTTTGTGGGGGAAGTTAGTGGTGTCAATATCAAAATTTTGGAAACTCTCTCTAGTAATGGCTATATTCCGGTGGTGTCTAGCGTAGCTACAGACGAGAAGGGTCAAGCTTACAACATTAACGCTGATACAGTGGCTGGGGAAATCGCCGCCGCTTTGGGTGCTGAAAAGTTAATTTTACTGACTGACACGCCAGGTATTCTCAAGGATTACAAAGATCCATCTAGCTTGATTCCGAAGGTAGATATTAGCCAAGCCCGCGAACTGATTGCCAATGGTATTGTTAGCGGTGGGATGATTCCGAAGGTGAATTGTTGTGTGCGATCGCTTGCTCAAGGCGTAAGTGCGGCACACATCATTGATGGTCGCATTCCCCACGCCCTACTTCTAGAAGTCTTTACTGATGGTGGTATTGGCACGATGATCCTTGGTTCTCAGTTTAGCTAA
- a CDS encoding tetratricopeptide repeat protein produces MSTESLEIARSLYQAGKLNFENGKYREAVESLEKASALLSRNSRLGGEVEMWLVTAYEASGRTEEAIALCQQLQRHPFPETSKQAKQLLYILKAPKLQRPSEWMTEIPDLGTLSDNDAKIRASGNSAKSSRQAPAEPELIDLSQVKNQDNRFIWVALIVIVLTLSYLAGLSF; encoded by the coding sequence GTGAGTACAGAAAGTTTAGAAATTGCCAGAAGTCTTTATCAGGCTGGAAAACTTAACTTTGAAAATGGGAAATATCGAGAAGCTGTGGAAAGTCTGGAAAAAGCCAGCGCCCTGCTATCTCGAAATTCTCGCCTTGGGGGCGAAGTTGAAATGTGGCTGGTAACAGCTTATGAAGCATCGGGACGGACTGAAGAAGCGATCGCCCTTTGTCAACAACTCCAACGCCATCCTTTCCCAGAAACTAGCAAACAAGCAAAGCAGTTACTTTACATTTTAAAAGCCCCAAAACTCCAACGCCCCAGTGAATGGATGACGGAAATCCCTGATTTAGGCACATTGTCTGATAATGATGCCAAGATTCGAGCATCTGGAAATTCCGCGAAATCTTCTCGTCAAGCACCTGCTGAACCAGAGTTAATTGACCTCAGTCAGGTGAAGAACCAAGATAATCGCTTTATTTGGGTAGCACTAATTGTTATTGTGTTAACACTCTCGTACTTGGCTGGGTTGAGTTTTTAG
- a CDS encoding DUF3153 domain-containing protein — MNYSIFRKILVRFTKALSFVLIKMASFIKQLSQNLIHRIFPLKNPILWLVLLSSLLLTGCVEYDAGVTFNNSNRGEIVQHIKLGERLTSFSGDYVYEWLHSIERRTRQLEGTTQRISPEEIIVKIPFSNGQELQEKFNNFLNSRTNQKADAVQKASESELPKIESNLLINQNNFVLLVRNRLIYDLDLRSLSLIASRGNVLSDTGSILDLEFSLKTPWGARNIQQNETAINPQKQGKQLVWQLQPGQLNHIEVVFWLPSPLGIGGLLIILFIWGGIYLRYHFMPDPRVQFAPDAKAATE, encoded by the coding sequence ATGAATTATTCTATTTTCAGAAAGATTTTAGTGAGATTCACCAAAGCACTGAGTTTTGTGTTGATCAAAATGGCATCATTCATTAAGCAGCTCAGTCAGAATCTCATTCATCGCATCTTTCCGCTCAAAAATCCTATTTTGTGGCTGGTACTGTTATCATCACTGCTGCTAACTGGTTGTGTCGAGTACGATGCCGGAGTGACCTTTAATAACTCAAATCGTGGCGAAATAGTACAGCATATTAAATTGGGAGAAAGACTCACCAGCTTTAGTGGCGATTATGTCTATGAATGGTTACATAGCATAGAACGTCGCACCCGTCAACTAGAAGGTACAACCCAAAGGATTTCTCCAGAAGAAATTATTGTGAAAATACCCTTCAGTAATGGTCAAGAGTTGCAAGAGAAATTCAACAATTTTCTTAACTCTCGGACGAATCAAAAAGCTGACGCTGTGCAGAAAGCATCTGAATCAGAACTACCGAAAATTGAATCTAATTTACTTATAAATCAGAATAATTTTGTGCTGCTAGTGAGGAATCGATTAATTTATGATTTAGACTTGCGATCGCTCTCCTTAATTGCCAGTAGAGGTAACGTGTTATCTGATACGGGGTCAATTCTCGACCTAGAATTTAGCTTAAAAACCCCTTGGGGAGCCAGAAATATTCAACAAAATGAAACTGCGATCAATCCTCAAAAGCAAGGTAAGCAATTAGTATGGCAGCTTCAGCCCGGTCAACTCAACCACATAGAAGTAGTTTTCTGGTTACCTAGTCCCCTCGGTATTGGTGGTTTGTTAATTATCCTCTTCATCTGGGGAGGAATTTACCTGAGATATCATTTTATGCCAGATCCCAGGGTTCAATTTGCACCTGATGCCAAAGCAGCAACGGAGTAG
- the pdxH gene encoding pyridoxamine 5'-phosphate oxidase: protein MDKTVADLRKDYTLEGLSETEINPNPLIQFKKWFEQALAAQLPEPNAMTLATATPDGQPSARMVLLKDFDERGFVLFTNYNSQKAQELAANPQAALVFWWAELERQVRIVGKVEKISSEQSDSYFEMRPPNSRLGAWASNQSEVIVGREVLEQQLQDFQRKYENQEVPRPPHWGGYRIIPREIEFWQGRSSRLHDRLLYTRANNNNWKIERLSP from the coding sequence ATGGACAAGACCGTAGCTGACCTTCGCAAAGATTACACCTTGGAAGGTTTGAGTGAAACCGAGATTAACCCAAATCCTTTGATTCAATTTAAAAAATGGTTTGAACAAGCACTAGCAGCCCAACTTCCTGAACCGAATGCTATGACTCTAGCCACGGCTACACCAGATGGTCAGCCTTCGGCAAGAATGGTGCTGCTGAAGGATTTTGATGAACGGGGCTTTGTTTTGTTCACCAACTACAACAGTCAAAAAGCGCAAGAACTAGCAGCAAATCCCCAAGCAGCTTTAGTTTTTTGGTGGGCGGAATTAGAACGCCAAGTCAGAATTGTCGGGAAAGTTGAAAAAATTTCTTCAGAACAGTCTGATAGCTATTTTGAGATGCGACCGCCCAATAGTCGTTTGGGTGCGTGGGCTTCTAATCAAAGTGAAGTAATTGTTGGGAGGGAAGTTTTAGAACAACAATTGCAGGATTTCCAGCGCAAATATGAAAATCAGGAGGTTCCTCGACCACCTCATTGGGGAGGATACAGAATTATCCCCAGAGAAATTGAGTTTTGGCAAGGTCGTTCCAGTCGTCTGCATGACCGCTTGCTGTATACTCGCGCGAACAATAACAATTGGAAAATTGAACGACTATCACCTTGA
- a CDS encoding DUF3146 family protein, giving the protein MSAKRLPETTAHVRIIRQSWQLGFLEGEVSAGSFEWHFQWHFRRGELSVKPSQGRALIKEPLGRFLEQQDYQLEPGGDYAFTIRAEL; this is encoded by the coding sequence GTGAGTGCGAAACGTCTTCCAGAAACTACCGCCCATGTCAGAATTATCCGTCAATCGTGGCAACTCGGCTTTCTTGAGGGTGAAGTAAGTGCGGGTAGCTTCGAGTGGCATTTCCAATGGCATTTTCGCCGAGGAGAACTGTCTGTGAAGCCTTCCCAAGGTCGCGCCCTGATCAAAGAACCCCTCGGTCGCTTCTTAGAACAACAGGATTATCAGTTAGAGCCTGGAGGAGATTATGCTTTTACTATTAGGGCTGAACTTTAG
- a CDS encoding pre-16S rRNA-processing nuclease YqgF: MTFSEFSPTQPVILGFDPGKDKCGLAVMGLDRQLYYHQVVTAQKAIATIETLRQQFPISLLVMGDQTTSKQWKQQLREALVEQLRIILVDERYSTLEARDRYWQMYPPKGLTKLLPQGMRQPPRPIDDIVALLLIERYLNRLTTTVE, encoded by the coding sequence ATGACTTTTAGTGAATTTTCACCAACACAACCAGTCATTTTAGGCTTCGATCCCGGTAAAGATAAATGTGGTTTAGCAGTCATGGGACTAGATCGGCAATTGTACTATCACCAAGTTGTGACTGCACAAAAGGCGATCGCCACCATTGAGACACTGCGTCAACAGTTTCCCATATCCTTGCTAGTCATGGGTGACCAAACCACCTCGAAACAGTGGAAACAGCAACTGCGAGAGGCATTGGTAGAGCAACTGAGGATCATTTTAGTAGATGAGCGCTACAGTACCTTAGAAGCACGCGATCGCTACTGGCAGATGTACCCACCCAAAGGGCTAACAAAACTCTTACCACAGGGCATGAGACAGCCACCACGACCCATAGATGACATAGTTGCTCTCCTCTTGATTGAAAGATACTTAAATCGCCTCACTACGACTGTTGAGTGA
- a CDS encoding DUF3084 domain-containing protein has product MTTGYILIVAILILGGVIATVGDRIGTRVGKARLSLFNLRPKKTAVLVTIFTGGLISASTLGILFAADEGLRQGVFELEDIQRDLREQREQLKIAETAKSQVESELSTARSEKTQAQQDLQVINKSLQAANAKQLATQTQLQRTQGQLGEVVSQYQQALTELQSVYDQRETLQGAIEELRAERERLYAEAKTAIDEAKTAINQRDRKIAQLDGLIKQRNQEIASREQVIATRESRLKELEKQQNYLEQEVARLEKYYQSYRDLRLGKLALVRNQVLAANVVRVNQASAARQAVIQLLQAANQNANIQLTEPGEIPTNKTLLRVTQERVEQLSQQIQDGREYVVRIFSAGNYVRGENQIEFFADAARNQLVFSEGEVLATTTADPKTMTSYQLSQRLDLLISASEFRARNAGIVEGMLREGTHLRFFLQLRQYDHPLEIKAIAREDIYTAGPLRIKLLAIFNGVVVFST; this is encoded by the coding sequence ATGACCACCGGGTACATCCTGATCGTAGCAATTTTAATTTTGGGGGGCGTAATTGCCACCGTGGGCGATCGCATTGGCACACGAGTTGGCAAAGCACGCCTCTCACTGTTTAACCTCCGCCCCAAAAAAACCGCTGTATTGGTAACTATCTTTACTGGCGGATTAATTTCAGCATCAACATTAGGCATCTTATTTGCTGCTGATGAAGGATTGCGCCAAGGGGTGTTTGAGCTAGAAGATATTCAAAGAGACCTCAGAGAGCAGCGGGAACAACTCAAAATTGCGGAAACTGCCAAAAGTCAGGTTGAGTCTGAGTTAAGCACAGCAAGAAGTGAAAAAACTCAAGCACAGCAAGACTTACAGGTAATTAATAAATCCTTGCAAGCCGCCAATGCTAAACAACTGGCAACACAAACTCAACTTCAACGTACTCAAGGACAGCTAGGTGAAGTCGTCAGTCAGTATCAACAAGCCTTAACTGAACTGCAAAGCGTTTATGATCAAAGAGAGACATTGCAGGGGGCTATTGAAGAACTGAGGGCAGAAAGGGAACGATTGTATGCGGAAGCTAAAACAGCTATTGACGAAGCGAAAACAGCTATTAACCAGCGCGATCGCAAAATTGCCCAACTTGATGGATTGATTAAACAACGCAATCAAGAAATTGCTTCGCGAGAACAAGTAATTGCCACCAGGGAATCTCGCCTCAAAGAATTGGAAAAACAACAGAATTATTTAGAACAAGAAGTCGCAAGGCTGGAAAAATATTATCAATCATACCGTGACCTCCGTCTAGGTAAACTGGCACTGGTTCGGAATCAAGTTTTAGCGGCGAACGTGGTTCGCGTTAATCAAGCCAGTGCAGCTCGTCAAGCGGTCATACAACTTTTGCAAGCCGCTAACCAGAATGCCAACATTCAATTAACTGAACCTGGAGAAATTCCCACAAATAAAACCCTGCTGCGCGTTACCCAGGAAAGAGTAGAGCAACTGAGCCAGCAGATTCAGGATGGTCGAGAGTACGTTGTCCGAATCTTTTCTGCTGGTAATTACGTGAGGGGAGAAAACCAAATAGAATTTTTTGCGGATGCAGCCCGAAATCAACTAGTCTTTTCCGAAGGCGAGGTACTAGCTACAACGACTGCTGATCCCAAAACGATGACATCCTATCAGCTATCGCAAAGACTCGATTTGCTGATTTCGGCTTCGGAATTTCGGGCGCGTAATGCCGGAATTGTCGAGGGTATGTTAAGAGAAGGTACTCATTTACGCTTTTTCTTACAACTAAGACAGTATGATCATCCGTTAGAAATCAAAGCGATCGCCAGGGAGGACATTTATACCGCAGGACCTTTAAGAATCAAGCTTTTGGCAATTTTCAACGGTGTAGTTGTTTTTAGCACCTAA
- the ntcA gene encoding global nitrogen regulator NtcA — MIVTQDKALANVFRQMATGAFPPVVETFERNKTIFFPGDPAERVYFLLKGAVKLSRVYEAGEEITVALLRENSVFGVLSLLTGNKSDRFYHAVAFTSVELLSAPIEQVEQAFKENPELSMLMLRGLSSRILQTEMMIETLAHRDMGSRLVSFLLILCRDFGVPCADGITIDLKLSHQAIAEAIGSTRVTVTRLLGDLREKEMISIHKKKITVHKPVTLSRQFT, encoded by the coding sequence ATGATTGTGACACAAGATAAAGCCCTAGCAAATGTATTTCGTCAGATGGCGACCGGAGCATTTCCTCCAGTTGTAGAAACGTTTGAACGCAATAAAACAATATTTTTTCCCGGCGATCCTGCTGAACGAGTTTATTTTCTTTTGAAGGGTGCTGTGAAACTTTCCAGGGTGTACGAGGCAGGAGAGGAAATAACGGTAGCACTGCTGCGGGAAAATAGTGTTTTTGGTGTGTTGTCATTACTGACAGGAAATAAGTCAGATAGATTCTATCATGCGGTGGCATTTACGTCTGTAGAGTTACTGTCTGCGCCAATTGAACAGGTGGAGCAAGCGTTTAAGGAAAATCCCGAATTATCGATGTTGATGCTGCGAGGCCTATCTTCGCGGATTTTACAAACAGAGATGATGATTGAAACCTTGGCTCACCGTGATATGGGTTCGAGATTGGTGAGTTTTTTGTTAATTCTTTGTCGTGATTTTGGGGTTCCTTGTGCAGATGGGATTACGATTGATCTGAAGCTATCTCATCAGGCGATCGCAGAAGCAATTGGTTCTACTAGGGTAACGGTGACCAGGTTATTGGGAGATTTGCGTGAGAAAGAGATGATTTCTATCCATAAAAAGAAGATTACTGTGCATAAACCTGTTACCTTAAGTAGGCAGTTCACTTAA
- the fabI gene encoding enoyl-ACP reductase FabI: MLNLTGKNALVTGIANNRSIAWGIAQQLHKAGANLGITYLPDERGKMEKKVAELVEPLNPSLFVPCNVQDDAQIESTFEAIRDKWGKLDILIHCLAFANRDDLTGGFSETSRSGFKTALEISTYSLVQLSGAAKPLMTEGGSIITLTYLGGVRAVPNYNVMGVAKAGLEASVRYLAAELGPQNIRVNAISAGPIRTLASSAVGGILDMIHHVEEVAPLRRTVTQQEVGNTAAFLSSDLASGITGQVLYVDAGYEIMGM; encoded by the coding sequence ATGCTGAATCTGACTGGAAAAAACGCCTTAGTTACAGGGATTGCCAACAACCGCTCCATTGCCTGGGGGATTGCTCAACAACTGCACAAAGCCGGAGCTAACTTGGGTATTACCTACCTACCAGATGAGCGCGGCAAAATGGAAAAAAAAGTAGCGGAATTGGTAGAGCCTCTTAACCCCAGCTTATTTGTTCCCTGTAATGTCCAAGACGACGCACAGATTGAATCTACCTTTGAAGCTATCCGAGATAAATGGGGAAAATTGGACATCCTCATCCACTGTTTAGCCTTCGCTAACAGAGACGATTTGACTGGTGGTTTTAGCGAAACCTCACGTTCTGGTTTCAAAACCGCTTTAGAAATCAGTACCTACTCGCTGGTGCAGTTAAGCGGTGCGGCCAAACCGCTAATGACAGAAGGCGGTAGCATCATCACCCTGACATATTTGGGCGGCGTGAGGGCAGTTCCTAACTACAACGTCATGGGAGTAGCTAAAGCCGGATTAGAAGCTAGTGTCCGTTATTTGGCGGCTGAACTGGGACCACAAAACATTCGGGTAAATGCCATTTCCGCCGGGCCGATACGCACATTAGCCTCTTCGGCAGTAGGCGGAATTTTAGATATGATTCACCATGTAGAAGAAGTAGCGCCCCTGCGACGCACTGTCACCCAGCAAGAAGTAGGTAATACTGCTGCTTTCTTGTCTAGCGATTTAGCCAGTGGCATTACCGGGCAAGTTTTGTATGTAGATGCAGGATATGAAATCATGGGAATGTAA